A genomic stretch from Algoriphagus halophilus includes:
- the argB gene encoding acetylglutamate kinase, whose amino-acid sequence MKISIIKIGGNVIDFPEKLDEFLALFSKFPGHKILVHGGGVMASRFGESLGVMPEMVDGRRITDKDTLDVVTMVYAGLINKQIVAKLQAVKVNAIGMTGADGNLIRSIKRPVKEIDYGFVGDIKEVNTKLIDHLLQGGLLPVVNAITHDQKGQLLNTNADSIASALATSLAAEHQVNLYFCFNKSGVLIDEKNENSIIPLINEDIYQELKKENVIHSGMIPKLDNAFEALMKGVNHVWIGKAENLLLATKGKLSGTTIERHRYDLY is encoded by the coding sequence ATGAAAATCAGTATTATTAAAATCGGTGGTAATGTCATCGACTTTCCTGAAAAATTAGATGAATTTCTGGCCCTTTTTTCAAAATTCCCCGGGCATAAAATTTTGGTGCACGGAGGTGGCGTAATGGCATCCCGATTTGGAGAATCCCTTGGAGTGATGCCCGAGATGGTAGATGGTAGAAGAATCACCGATAAGGATACGTTAGACGTAGTTACGATGGTCTATGCAGGTTTGATTAATAAACAAATCGTAGCCAAGCTTCAGGCCGTGAAAGTCAATGCGATTGGAATGACAGGCGCGGATGGTAATTTGATTCGATCCATCAAAAGACCTGTCAAAGAAATTGATTATGGATTTGTGGGAGATATCAAAGAAGTGAACACCAAGCTCATTGATCATTTATTACAAGGAGGTCTTCTTCCTGTGGTTAACGCAATTACTCATGATCAAAAAGGTCAGCTTCTCAATACGAATGCAGATAGCATTGCCTCTGCCCTAGCTACCTCATTAGCAGCTGAGCATCAAGTGAATTTGTATTTCTGCTTCAATAAAAGCGGTGTTTTAATAGATGAGAAAAATGAAAATTCAATCATTCCTCTCATCAATGAGGACATCTACCAGGAACTGAAAAAAGAAAATGTAATCCATTCCGGAATGATTCCAAAATTGGATAATGCATTTGAAGCTTTAATGAAAGGGGTCAATCATGTTTGGATTGGAAAAGCCGAAAATCTGTTATTGGCTACAAAGGGGAAACTTTCTGGAACTACCATCGAACGCCATCGATACGATTTGTATTGA
- a CDS encoding M20 family metallo-hydrolase, translated as MKEFKLLFEDAVQLLKELISTPSYSKEENDTAAILGRFFSNRSIPFERSGNNLWAFANAFHPELPTIWLNSHHDTVKPNAGYTLDPFAPVEKDGKLFGLGSNDAGGPLVSLIAAFCYFYGKDLPFNLIIIASAEEEISGPNGIASIINQLPACELAIVGEPTLLDMAVAEKGLMVIDARSHGKAGHAAREEGENALYLALDDLIKIRDFQFKKVSPFLGKTKVSATVIQAGKQHNVVPDLCEFTLDVRVTDAYTLEEALDELASNLNCDLKPRSLRLQSSHVPEGHLILDIAKDMGIKTYGSPTLSDQALIPYPSVKIGPGDSARSHTADEFIYLNEIQNGISKYIAILESYSKSVKSAL; from the coding sequence GTGAAAGAATTTAAATTACTGTTTGAAGATGCTGTTCAGTTATTAAAAGAACTGATCTCCACACCATCTTATTCAAAGGAGGAAAATGATACGGCAGCAATTCTAGGTCGTTTTTTTTCAAATAGGTCTATACCTTTTGAAAGATCAGGAAACAATCTTTGGGCATTTGCCAATGCATTTCATCCTGAACTTCCAACGATTTGGTTGAATAGCCATCATGATACGGTAAAACCCAACGCTGGATATACATTGGATCCCTTTGCTCCAGTTGAAAAAGATGGTAAACTGTTTGGCTTAGGAAGTAATGATGCTGGTGGTCCTTTAGTCAGCCTGATTGCTGCTTTTTGCTATTTTTATGGCAAGGATTTACCCTTTAATCTGATCATTATAGCTTCAGCTGAAGAGGAAATTTCTGGTCCCAATGGGATTGCATCAATCATCAATCAGTTGCCGGCTTGTGAGCTGGCTATTGTAGGTGAACCTACCCTATTGGATATGGCAGTCGCCGAAAAGGGATTGATGGTAATTGATGCAAGGTCCCATGGAAAGGCAGGCCATGCAGCACGGGAAGAAGGAGAGAACGCCCTGTATTTGGCTTTGGATGATTTGATTAAAATCCGGGATTTTCAATTCAAAAAAGTCTCTCCTTTCCTGGGCAAAACAAAAGTATCGGCTACGGTAATCCAGGCAGGAAAACAACATAATGTGGTACCGGATCTTTGTGAATTCACTTTGGATGTTCGGGTAACTGACGCATATACCCTGGAAGAAGCATTAGATGAATTGGCTTCCAATTTGAATTGTGATTTAAAACCTAGATCGTTGAGGCTTCAATCCTCTCATGTACCGGAAGGTCACCTGATATTGGACATCGCAAAGGATATGGGGATCAAAACCTATGGTAGTCCTACCCTTTCGGATCAAGCCTTGATTCCCTATCCATCTGTAAAAATTGGTCCCGGAGATTCTGCTAGATCACATACAGCAGATGAATTTATTTATTTGAACGAAATTCAAAATGGGATTTCCAAGTACATCGCTATCCTGGAATCCTACTCAAAATCAGTTAAGAGCGCCCTCTAA
- the argH gene encoding argininosuccinate lyase, giving the protein MKLWQKEAGNKKEVENFTIGRDPEFDIILAPFDVLGSMAHAHMLTKVGLLTKEDNEILQKGLKEIYFEIEKGQFTIAPGVEDVHSQVEFLLTERYGEVGKKLHSGRSRNDQVLVDLKLYYRAAIRSLVEEATTLFDLLLQLSEKHKKDLMPGYTHTQLAMPSSFGLWFGSFAESITEDMGLLQASFDLANKNPLGSAAGYGSSFPLDRTYTTSLLGFADLHHNVINAQNSRGKTERTIAFGLAGLAGTLNKLASDICLFMNQHFGFISFPDELTTGSSIMPHKKNPDVFELMRAKTNQVQAVPNTINLLLTNTTTGYHRDLQLLKEEIFPAIETMKDCLEMCSFMLKSIKIKEEILQDPFYKHVFSVEVVNELVLNGIPFRDAYKQVGLDIESDNFSPDQSKISHTHEGSIGNLCLTEIQAKMDRAVEGFNFSKIDQSFEDLLS; this is encoded by the coding sequence ATGAAACTTTGGCAGAAAGAAGCAGGAAATAAAAAAGAAGTAGAAAACTTTACCATTGGAAGAGATCCTGAATTTGACATTATTTTGGCTCCTTTTGATGTGTTGGGGTCTATGGCACATGCTCATATGTTAACTAAAGTGGGCCTATTGACTAAAGAGGATAATGAAATCCTTCAAAAAGGATTGAAAGAAATCTATTTTGAAATTGAGAAAGGTCAATTTACCATTGCTCCCGGAGTAGAGGATGTTCATTCTCAGGTAGAATTCCTGCTTACGGAGCGCTATGGTGAAGTAGGAAAGAAACTACACAGCGGAAGAAGCAGAAATGACCAAGTGTTGGTGGATTTGAAGTTATATTACCGAGCTGCAATTCGAAGTTTAGTGGAAGAAGCTACCACTCTTTTTGATTTATTGCTTCAGCTTTCTGAAAAACATAAAAAAGATTTAATGCCAGGGTATACGCATACGCAATTAGCCATGCCTTCTTCCTTTGGTTTATGGTTTGGATCCTTTGCTGAAAGCATTACCGAAGACATGGGATTACTTCAGGCTTCCTTTGATTTAGCGAATAAGAATCCTTTGGGTTCCGCTGCTGGTTACGGATCAAGCTTCCCTCTTGACCGAACTTATACCACTTCATTATTAGGTTTTGCCGATCTCCATCATAATGTAATCAATGCACAAAACAGCAGGGGAAAAACGGAAAGAACCATTGCTTTTGGTCTTGCAGGATTGGCAGGTACCTTGAATAAATTGGCAAGTGATATCTGTTTGTTTATGAACCAGCACTTTGGGTTTATTTCATTTCCGGATGAATTGACTACGGGAAGTAGCATCATGCCTCATAAGAAGAATCCAGATGTATTTGAGTTGATGCGGGCCAAAACCAATCAGGTTCAAGCTGTTCCAAATACAATCAATCTATTATTGACGAATACCACAACAGGGTATCATCGGGATTTGCAATTGTTGAAAGAAGAAATTTTTCCAGCAATTGAAACGATGAAAGATTGTTTGGAAATGTGCTCTTTTATGTTGAAATCCATTAAAATCAAAGAAGAAATTCTTCAAGATCCTTTTTATAAGCACGTGTTTTCTGTGGAAGTGGTGAACGAGTTGGTTTTGAATGGTATACCCTTTAGAGATGCATATAAGCAAGTAGGCTTGGATATTGAATCAGATAATTTTTCTCCAGACCAAAGTAAAATTTCACATACCCATGAAGGTAGTATTGGGAATCTATGTTTGACCGAAATTCAAGCAAAAATGGATCGTGCTGTTGAAGGGTTTAACTTTAGTAAAATAGATCAATCATTTGAGGATTTACTGAGTTAA
- a CDS encoding SulP family inorganic anion transporter: MLFGENLKYDLKSSLVVFLVALPLCLGIAIASGAPPMSGLIAGIVGGIVVGSISGSHVSVSGPAAGLTVVVLDSISSLGTFPLFLACLVFAGFIQLGLGLAKAGVLGYYFPHSVIKGMLTAIGLILILKQIPHALGYDKDTMGDEAFLQSDNHNTFSEIWYAFEFNSPGAIVIVLVALGILIAFEQPQIKNHRILGLVPGALWAVVSGILINASYSFWKPEWILDGEHLVTIPTVSNFGELGNLITFPDFSLIMDSSFWVIAVTLAVIGSIETLLSVDAADKMDPQKRITPSSRELVAQGIGNSISGLIGGLPVTAVIVRSTANISSGAKTKMSAVFHGILLMVLILAIPGVLNQIPLSCLAAILFLVGYKLAKPAIFVSVYEKGWSQFIPFVVTVLAILFTDLLIGIGIGMAFGLFFVIKTNFQKSIRFTELNGNYLVQLQKDVSFLNKAPLMKELSKIPNGCQVIINAEKARFIDHDIQEVLNDFILTSMDKNIEVTTEGFRYKLTKTV, encoded by the coding sequence ATGCTTTTTGGAGAAAATCTTAAATATGATCTAAAGTCTAGCCTAGTTGTATTTTTAGTTGCCCTGCCTCTTTGTCTGGGAATTGCCATTGCAAGTGGGGCCCCTCCTATGTCCGGTTTGATTGCTGGGATTGTGGGAGGAATAGTAGTGGGATCAATTTCAGGTTCTCATGTCAGTGTAAGTGGGCCTGCTGCTGGATTAACAGTGGTCGTATTAGACTCTATTTCCTCATTAGGAACTTTCCCCCTCTTTTTAGCTTGTTTGGTTTTTGCAGGTTTCATTCAACTAGGTTTAGGCTTAGCCAAAGCTGGGGTGTTGGGATATTATTTCCCACATTCTGTCATTAAAGGAATGCTGACAGCCATTGGATTAATATTGATTTTAAAACAGATTCCTCATGCTTTGGGCTATGATAAAGATACCATGGGTGATGAGGCTTTTTTACAAAGTGATAATCACAACACGTTTTCAGAAATATGGTACGCATTTGAATTCAATAGCCCAGGAGCAATTGTTATTGTGCTTGTAGCGTTGGGGATATTGATTGCATTTGAGCAACCTCAGATTAAGAACCATCGAATCCTTGGATTGGTACCAGGCGCCCTATGGGCTGTGGTTTCCGGAATTTTGATTAATGCGAGTTATTCTTTTTGGAAGCCAGAGTGGATTTTGGATGGAGAACATTTAGTGACCATTCCTACCGTATCAAATTTCGGTGAGTTAGGAAACCTTATCACTTTCCCTGATTTTTCTTTAATAATGGATAGTTCCTTTTGGGTAATCGCAGTCACCTTAGCAGTGATTGGTTCTATTGAGACCTTGTTGAGTGTGGATGCTGCAGATAAGATGGATCCACAAAAAAGAATTACACCTTCCTCCAGAGAACTGGTGGCTCAAGGAATAGGAAATTCTATATCTGGATTAATTGGTGGACTTCCTGTAACTGCTGTTATTGTCAGAAGTACCGCAAATATTTCCAGTGGCGCAAAAACAAAAATGTCTGCTGTTTTTCATGGGATCTTACTCATGGTTTTGATATTGGCAATCCCTGGAGTATTGAATCAAATCCCCTTAAGCTGCTTAGCTGCCATTCTATTTTTAGTGGGATATAAACTCGCCAAACCTGCCATTTTTGTTTCAGTATATGAAAAAGGATGGTCTCAATTTATCCCATTCGTAGTGACGGTATTAGCCATTTTATTTACAGATTTATTAATTGGAATTGGAATAGGAATGGCTTTTGGATTATTCTTTGTTATCAAGACCAACTTCCAAAAATCTATCAGATTCACAGAATTAAATGGCAACTATTTAGTGCAATTACAAAAAGATGTAAGCTTTTTGAATAAAGCTCCTCTGATGAAAGAGCTTTCCAAAATCCCTAATGGTTGTCAGGTTATTATCAATGCGGAGAAAGCCCGTTTCATAGATCATGACATTCAAGAGGTATTGAATGATTTTATTCTGACCTCCATGGATAAAAATATTGAAGTTACCACGGAAGGCTTCCGTTATAAATTAACCAAAACTGTATGA
- the can gene encoding carbonate dehydratase: MNPYEKLLLQNKAWSEEMTETDGSFFERLSKQQKPKFLWIGCSDSRVPANEITGTDPGEIFVHRNIANMVVHTDLNLLSVLQYAVEVLEVEYIIVCGHYGCGGVSAALGHNHLGLINKWLRNIKEVYKTYSQELDAIEDEESRVNKLVEYNVIEQCQDLIKTSIIQKAWKTRKAPHIFGWVYGIDNGKVSELIKIEPDFENIHPIFRYDPNQLDKIF, translated from the coding sequence ATGAACCCTTACGAAAAACTATTACTTCAAAATAAGGCATGGTCAGAAGAAATGACTGAAACTGACGGCTCATTCTTTGAGCGATTGTCAAAGCAGCAAAAGCCAAAATTCTTATGGATTGGATGTTCAGATAGCCGTGTTCCTGCAAATGAGATCACAGGGACAGACCCGGGAGAGATTTTTGTACATAGGAATATTGCCAATATGGTGGTTCACACTGACTTGAATTTGTTAAGTGTATTACAATATGCAGTAGAAGTATTGGAAGTGGAATACATCATCGTTTGTGGACATTACGGCTGTGGTGGGGTAAGTGCTGCGCTAGGGCATAATCATCTTGGTTTAATCAATAAGTGGCTTCGCAATATCAAAGAGGTTTATAAAACCTATAGCCAAGAATTGGATGCTATAGAAGATGAGGAAAGTAGAGTGAATAAACTTGTAGAGTACAATGTCATTGAACAATGCCAGGATCTCATTAAAACATCCATTATCCAAAAAGCATGGAAGACAAGGAAGGCTCCTCACATTTTTGGTTGGGTGTACGGAATAGATAATGGGAAGGTATCTGAATTGATAAAAATTGAGCCTGATTTTGAAAATATTCATCCAATTTTTAGATACGACCCGAATCAGTTAGATAAGATCTTTTAG
- a CDS encoding O-acetylhomoserine aminocarboxypropyltransferase/cysteine synthase family protein yields the protein MSNLKFETLQLHAGHQPDTATNARAVPIYQTTSYVFNSAEHGANLFGLKEFGNIYTRIMNPTTEVFENRMAALEGGVAAVATASGQAAQFLALNNIMSAGDNFVSTSFLYGGTYNQFKVAFKRIGIDARFAKGNDAASFESLIDEKTKAIYLETIGNPEFNIPDFDSISALAKKHDIPLVVDNTFGAGGYLFQPIKHGASIVTSSATKWIGGHGTSIGGIIIDAGNYNWGNGKYPQFSEPSEGYHGLNFWEVFGENNPLGLPNIAFAIRARVEGLRDFGPAISPFNSFLLLQGIETLSLRVQRTVDNALALATWLEAHPKVQKVNYPGLPSSPYHALAKKYLRNGFGGVLSFEIKGEKEEASTFINSLELVSHLANVGDAKTLIIQPSATTHQQLSDEEQLAAGVTPTQLRVSVGIEHIDDIKADLQQAFEKL from the coding sequence ATGTCAAACTTAAAATTTGAAACCCTTCAACTACATGCTGGTCACCAGCCTGATACAGCTACCAATGCCAGGGCAGTCCCAATTTATCAAACCACTTCCTATGTGTTTAATAGTGCGGAGCATGGCGCTAATCTATTTGGATTAAAAGAATTCGGAAACATCTATACCAGGATCATGAATCCTACTACAGAGGTGTTTGAAAACAGGATGGCGGCCCTTGAAGGAGGAGTGGCGGCCGTAGCGACTGCTTCAGGTCAAGCAGCGCAGTTTTTGGCTTTAAATAATATCATGAGTGCGGGGGACAATTTTGTTTCTACTTCATTTTTATATGGAGGTACTTACAATCAGTTTAAGGTCGCTTTTAAAAGAATAGGCATAGATGCAAGATTTGCCAAAGGAAATGATGCGGCTTCTTTTGAATCTCTTATTGATGAGAAAACGAAAGCCATTTACCTGGAAACCATTGGAAACCCAGAATTTAATATTCCTGATTTCGATTCCATTTCTGCTTTGGCAAAGAAGCATGACATTCCTTTGGTAGTAGATAATACATTTGGTGCAGGTGGTTATTTATTCCAACCTATTAAGCACGGAGCAAGTATCGTCACCTCCTCTGCCACCAAGTGGATTGGGGGGCATGGTACTTCGATCGGAGGGATTATCATTGATGCCGGAAATTACAATTGGGGGAATGGAAAATACCCACAGTTTTCCGAGCCTTCAGAAGGATACCATGGATTGAACTTCTGGGAAGTATTTGGAGAAAATAATCCACTGGGCCTTCCTAACATTGCCTTTGCAATACGCGCAAGAGTAGAGGGACTTCGAGATTTTGGGCCGGCTATTTCTCCTTTCAACTCCTTCTTACTGCTTCAGGGAATTGAAACACTTTCTTTAAGAGTTCAAAGAACTGTAGACAATGCCCTGGCCTTGGCTACCTGGCTTGAAGCTCATCCAAAAGTTCAAAAGGTGAACTACCCTGGTCTCCCTTCTTCTCCTTACCATGCTTTGGCTAAAAAATATTTAAGAAATGGATTTGGTGGAGTATTAAGCTTTGAAATAAAAGGGGAAAAAGAGGAAGCTTCCACTTTTATCAATAGTCTTGAACTGGTATCACACCTTGCCAATGTGGGGGATGCCAAAACCTTAATTATTCAACCTTCTGCTACTACTCACCAACAATTATCCGATGAGGAACAATTGGCAGCAGGTGTCACCCCTACCCAATTGCGAGTTTCTGTTGGTATCGAGCACATTGATGATATCAAGGCAGATTTGCAACAAGCATTTGAAAAATTATAA
- a CDS encoding homoserine O-acetyltransferase family protein — MNLKSQFATITMSQELFHSSTPLELESGEILTEFDLSYTTYGELNEDGSNVIWVIHALTGDSNAADWWNGLIGEDKFFDPSRHFIICANLLGSCYGSTSPLSVNPATGNTFYYDFPELTTRDLAASLERLRVHLSIEKIHTLIGGSLGGQVGLEWAYLLGKRLSNAVILASTSKSSPWVIGLNEAQRMAIEADQSWGDKKEDAGIKGLEAARAVAMLSYRHPDDFQNKQLDTEEKLDGFRASSYVRYQGNKITKRFNALSYWILSKTMDSHDLGRKRGGHQKALSEIQARILAIGVNSDLLFLPEESRLISQHAKKGTYKEINSTAGHDAFLIEFEQLSYFLQSFYLENK; from the coding sequence ATGAATTTAAAAAGTCAATTCGCAACGATTACCATGTCCCAGGAATTGTTCCATTCGAGTACCCCTTTAGAACTAGAATCAGGTGAAATCCTCACGGAGTTTGATTTGAGCTATACTACGTATGGGGAATTAAATGAAGATGGTTCAAATGTAATCTGGGTCATTCATGCCTTGACGGGAGATTCCAATGCCGCAGACTGGTGGAATGGGTTGATAGGTGAAGACAAATTCTTTGACCCATCCAGACATTTCATCATCTGCGCTAATTTATTAGGCTCTTGTTATGGTTCTACTAGTCCACTAAGTGTAAATCCAGCTACTGGAAACACTTTTTATTACGATTTCCCCGAATTGACTACACGTGATTTGGCTGCTAGTCTAGAGCGGTTGAGAGTGCATTTATCCATTGAAAAAATCCATACTCTTATCGGAGGGTCTTTAGGTGGACAAGTTGGATTGGAATGGGCCTATTTGTTGGGGAAAAGGCTTTCAAATGCCGTAATACTTGCATCCACTTCAAAAAGTAGCCCTTGGGTAATCGGTTTGAATGAGGCGCAAAGAATGGCAATAGAGGCAGACCAATCATGGGGGGATAAAAAGGAGGATGCGGGAATCAAAGGTTTGGAAGCTGCAAGAGCCGTGGCCATGTTGAGTTATAGACATCCGGATGATTTCCAGAATAAACAGCTGGATACGGAGGAAAAACTCGATGGGTTCAGAGCCTCTTCCTATGTGAGGTATCAAGGCAATAAGATCACCAAAAGATTTAACGCCTTATCCTACTGGATTTTGAGTAAAACCATGGATAGTCATGATCTTGGGAGGAAAAGAGGTGGTCATCAAAAAGCTCTCAGTGAAATTCAAGCAAGAATTTTGGCAATTGGAGTAAATTCAGACTTACTGTTTTTGCCTGAAGAATCCAGGTTGATTTCCCAACATGCGAAAAAAGGGACTTACAAGGAAATTAATTCTACCGCAGGACATGATGCCTTCTTGATTGAATTCGAACAACTCTCCTATTTCTTACAATCATTTTATCTGGAAAATAAATAA
- a CDS encoding DUF2147 domain-containing protein encodes MKKCQLASVLFLVLIVSSFNSNAQSESPILGVWYNTEKTAQIQIMNTGDQYLGKIIWLDNPHKDGAPVLDNANEKKELRSRPIMGLTILEGLKYEDGIWKNGRIYDPNSGKTYSCEVKLKGKEKLEVKGYLGFSWLGKTVEWTKVEK; translated from the coding sequence ATGAAAAAATGTCAACTAGCTTCAGTTTTATTTTTGGTGTTGATCGTTTCTTCATTTAATAGCAATGCGCAATCTGAATCCCCAATTCTTGGTGTTTGGTACAACACTGAAAAAACAGCTCAGATTCAAATCATGAATACGGGGGACCAATACCTTGGGAAAATCATTTGGTTGGATAATCCTCACAAAGATGGGGCTCCTGTTTTAGATAATGCAAATGAAAAGAAAGAATTAAGAAGTCGTCCTATTATGGGCTTGACGATCTTAGAGGGCTTAAAATATGAGGATGGAATATGGAAAAATGGAAGAATCTATGATCCAAATTCAGGAAAAACCTATTCCTGTGAGGTAAAACTCAAAGGAAAAGAAAAATTAGAAGTGAAAGGCTACCTGGGTTTTTCCTGGCTAGGCAAAACGGTAGAATGGACCAAAGTAGAAAAATAA
- the pdeM gene encoding ligase-associated DNA damage response endonuclease PdeM, translating to MISQINFQKTKLILLKEKAVWVPILNSVFIADLHFGKASHFRKSGIPIPEPIHLEDLANLQSIIESYHPQHVYFLGDLFHSDWNGQWEVLNQFLGRFSQVSFHLVLGNHDILDSSFYTQSAFTVYKSPIELGDLMLSHEPMDVIPEQKINLCGHIHPGIRLVGKARQSIRLSCFYYKPNQLILPAFGRFTGLALIKPRSTDQVFGITNEKVIPILS from the coding sequence GTGATTTCACAGATAAACTTCCAGAAAACTAAACTTATTTTATTAAAAGAAAAAGCAGTATGGGTGCCTATTTTGAACTCCGTTTTCATAGCTGACTTACATTTTGGGAAAGCGAGTCATTTTAGAAAATCAGGAATTCCTATCCCAGAACCTATACACTTGGAAGATCTCGCTAATCTTCAATCCATCATAGAAAGCTATCATCCACAACATGTGTATTTTTTGGGTGATTTATTTCATAGTGATTGGAATGGACAATGGGAAGTGTTAAATCAATTTTTGGGAAGGTTCTCTCAGGTTAGCTTTCATTTGGTATTAGGTAATCACGATATATTAGATTCGAGTTTCTATACCCAATCGGCTTTTACGGTTTATAAAAGTCCAATTGAGTTAGGAGACCTGATGCTTTCCCATGAACCCATGGATGTAATTCCAGAACAGAAAATAAATTTATGCGGTCATATTCATCCGGGCATAAGACTTGTGGGGAAAGCAAGACAGTCTATTCGACTATCTTGTTTTTATTATAAGCCAAATCAGTTAATTCTTCCTGCTTTTGGAAGGTTTACTGGTTTAGCATTGATAAAACCTAGATCCACAGATCAGGTTTTTGGTATTACAAATGAAAAAGTGATTCCAATCCTTTCCTGA
- a CDS encoding cell division protein FtsX, with amino-acid sequence MANQPRKKKILGHFKFGSVLFSTTLSLFIVGLFGVILIQAKSLTSMIRENIEVQVFLDKNLEEEEIASIKENLENRPFLLQKSDTTGLRFISDEEAAATFIESTGEDFTKFLEDNPLRDSFVITIAEEFQTSEQLDAIVSELQSIEGIFEVSYMTDLVDSINKNLLKVSLVLGGFILILIITVIMLINNTIRLALFSQRFLIRSMQLVGATRAFIRKPFLARAWFFGMLAGAIASMILFGLVKYTQANIEGFGLLHNEQMLFMLFAVLVAVGGVLSALSTLRAVNKYLNMSLDELY; translated from the coding sequence ATGGCAAACCAACCTAGGAAGAAAAAAATACTTGGACATTTCAAATTTGGAAGTGTCTTATTTAGTACTACCCTTTCACTTTTTATTGTTGGTCTGTTTGGAGTGATCCTGATACAGGCGAAGTCACTGACTAGCATGATTCGAGAGAATATTGAGGTCCAAGTGTTTTTAGATAAGAATTTAGAAGAGGAGGAAATTGCCTCGATTAAAGAGAATTTAGAAAATCGTCCCTTTTTACTCCAAAAGAGCGATACCACAGGATTACGGTTTATATCTGATGAGGAAGCAGCAGCTACTTTTATAGAAAGTACGGGAGAAGACTTTACTAAATTTCTAGAAGACAATCCTTTAAGAGATAGTTTTGTCATCACCATTGCGGAAGAATTCCAAACATCAGAACAACTAGATGCAATCGTTTCTGAACTCCAATCCATCGAAGGAATATTTGAGGTTTCCTATATGACGGATTTGGTGGATTCCATCAATAAGAATCTTTTGAAAGTCAGCCTAGTACTTGGAGGATTCATCCTCATTTTGATTATCACGGTGATTATGCTGATCAACAATACCATTCGTTTGGCATTGTTTTCCCAACGATTCCTGATCAGGTCCATGCAATTAGTAGGTGCTACCCGAGCATTTATCAGAAAACCATTTCTGGCAAGAGCATGGTTTTTTGGGATGTTGGCAGGAGCTATTGCATCGATGATTTTATTTGGCTTAGTGAAATATACTCAAGCGAATATTGAAGGTTTTGGACTATTACACAATGAACAAATGCTGTTTATGCTCTTTGCAGTATTAGTAGCTGTAGGAGGAGTTTTATCTGCATTGAGTACCTTAAGAGCAGTAAATAAGTATTTAAACATGTCGTTAGACGAATTATATTAA
- a CDS encoding DUF3098 domain-containing protein, giving the protein MSKSHFPFSKKNYQLMAIGFALIVVGFIIIGLDNEPHGNGFLGLTLGPIVTLSGFIFEFYAIFAKTEKN; this is encoded by the coding sequence ATGAGCAAATCACATTTTCCTTTCTCTAAAAAAAATTATCAGCTCATGGCCATAGGCTTTGCGTTGATTGTAGTGGGTTTTATCATTATTGGATTAGACAATGAACCCCATGGAAATGGCTTTCTTGGTTTGACTCTAGGTCCCATCGTGACACTCTCAGGTTTTATTTTTGAATTCTACGCCATTTTCGCTAAAACCGAGAAAAATTAA